The Sorangiineae bacterium MSr11954 DNA segment GGTCTCTTCACGACCGCCGCCGACCAATGCGCCGAGTTCGATGTGGTGCCGCTTCCGATGCCGCCCGATGTCTATCAGGCCTACTACGGGCGCATCAGCAACGAGGTCCTGTGGATGCTGCAGCACCACATGCTCGGCCCGGGTGGATATGAGCTCATCGACCATGTGCGCTACCGCGCCTGGTCCATCGGCTACTTCGAAGCCAACCGCCGCCTGGCCGCGGCCGTCAAAGAGACGTGCGTGGCGCCGCGCGCGTTCCTGGTGCAGGACTACCACCTCTATCCGCTGCCGGCCCTCTTGCGGCGCTACTTCCCCGGCGTGCCGAGCCTGCACTTCACGCACATTCCATTTCCCGAGCCCAATGTGCTGCGGCTGCTGCCCCGGCCATGGCGCGAGGCGATCCTGCACGGCATGCTCGGCGCGGATTTGGTCGGGTTCCAAACCGAGGAAGACCGCCAAGCATTCCTCGGCTGCTGCAAATATGCCATCGGCCGGGAGGTGGACGAGCGCGCCAAGACGGTGCGCGCGCTCGATGGGCGCACGGTGAAGGTCGGCGTCTACCCGGCCAGCGTCGATCCCGACGATCTCCTGGCGCTGCAAAAGGGCCCGCGGGTGGCCGAGGCCCGCGAGCGCTTCGCCGACTCGCGCACCGAGTTCTCCATCGTGCGGGTCGACCGCCTCGATCCGAGCAAGAACCAGCTGGTGGGCTTCAAAGCCTTCGCGCGCCTGCTCGAGACGCGCCCCGATCTGCACGGGCGGGTGCGCTTTCGCGCGTTCTTGGTCCCCTCGCGCACCGACCACACCGTCTACCGCGACTACAAGGCGACCATCTACCGCGAGATCGATCGCATCAACGACGCCTTCGGCCCGACATCGGGGTTTCTGCCCATCGAGGTCTTCTACACGAACGATCGCGAGCAAGCGCTGGCCGCGCTGGAGCGCTGCGACGTGCTGCTGGTCAACTCCAAGGAGGACGGCATGAACCTGGTCGCCAAGGAGTGGGCCACCATCGCCACCCACCCCGGCGTTCTCGTCGTCTCCGAGACGGCCGGCGTCGCCGAAGAAGCCCAGGACAGCGCCCTCACCGTCTCCCCCCTCGACGTGGAGGAGACGATGCAAGCCATGGTGCGCGCGCTCGAAATGCCTTTGGCCGAGCGCGAGAGCCGCCTCCGCCGCTTTCGCTCCCGCGTTCAATCCTGGACCGCCAGCCATTGGCTCGACGCGCAGCTCGCCGATCTGGGCCTCAAAGCCAAAAAAGGATAACCCGTTTCCAGCAGGCACGTCGCGAGGGTGGATTCACCCCCTCCCCGCAGGGGAAGCCTGGGAGGGGGAAGCCCGGGGCGGGAGCCGCCTCGATCCCGGCGGCTACGAAGCCTGCGGCTGCGAAGCCTGCGGCTACGAAGCGGCCTTCTTCGCCCGAATCGCCAGCTTGATCAGCACCTCGTCCTTGATGAGATCATCCGGCTTCCCCGGATACACCAGACCAAAGTCTTTGCGATTGATCGCAAACTCGGCGTCCGCCTCGACGTTATCGCCATTCACGCGAATGGTCGCAGGAAAGGTCAACGCCTTGGTCACGCCGTGAAGCTCCAAGTTGCCCGTCACCGTGTGCGTCGCGCCCTTTTCGCCGCCAGCGCGAATGGCCGTCGACGTAAAGTGCGCCTTCGGAAATTTGGCGACATCGAAGAAGTCCGCCGTCTTCAGGTGCCCCGTGAGCTGATCGGTGTCGGTGGCCATCGACCCGATGTCGATGTCCGCCGAGACGCTGCTCTTCTCGGGGTTGTTGTCGACGAGCTGGATGGTGCCCGAGAAGGTGCCGAACGAGCCATCGTGCTTGCGCGTGACCTTGGCGCCCACGAACGAGAACTTCGAGCCATCGGCGCTCGAGAACGCGTACTTGGTGGCCGCCCCCGCCGCGACCGGCTGCGCGACGGTTGCACCCGGCGCCGCGACCTGGGCCTTTGCCTTGTCCTTGCCCGGATCGTTGTCGCAGGCCGCGGAGAGGCCCGCGAGGGTGAGTGCCGCGGCCACGAATGCCAATCTATATTTCATCGTCTCTTCTCCTCGATTAGGAACTAACCGAATTCCACGGAACGCCGGCTCAGACTTCCCAGGTCGAAACCTACTACGGGAAATCG contains these protein-coding regions:
- a CDS encoding YceI family protein produces the protein MKYRLAFVAAALTLAGLSAACDNDPGKDKAKAQVAAPGATVAQPVAAGAATKYAFSSADGSKFSFVGAKVTRKHDGSFGTFSGTIQLVDNNPEKSSVSADIDIGSMATDTDQLTGHLKTADFFDVAKFPKAHFTSTAIRAGGEKGATHTVTGNLELHGVTKALTFPATIRVNGDNVEADAEFAINRKDFGLVYPGKPDDLIKDEVLIKLAIRAKKAAS
- a CDS encoding trehalose-6-phosphate synthase; this encodes MTPSIRQDKIVILSNRGPNDFVWRNGAWVVERASGGLVSMLAPLAQGSGTTWFCCVSEPPDAAGERDGLFTTAADQCAEFDVVPLPMPPDVYQAYYGRISNEVLWMLQHHMLGPGGYELIDHVRYRAWSIGYFEANRRLAAAVKETCVAPRAFLVQDYHLYPLPALLRRYFPGVPSLHFTHIPFPEPNVLRLLPRPWREAILHGMLGADLVGFQTEEDRQAFLGCCKYAIGREVDERAKTVRALDGRTVKVGVYPASVDPDDLLALQKGPRVAEARERFADSRTEFSIVRVDRLDPSKNQLVGFKAFARLLETRPDLHGRVRFRAFLVPSRTDHTVYRDYKATIYREIDRINDAFGPTSGFLPIEVFYTNDREQALAALERCDVLLVNSKEDGMNLVAKEWATIATHPGVLVVSETAGVAEEAQDSALTVSPLDVEETMQAMVRALEMPLAERESRLRRFRSRVQSWTASHWLDAQLADLGLKAKKG